From the genome of Malus sylvestris chromosome 6, drMalSylv7.2, whole genome shotgun sequence, one region includes:
- the LOC126627343 gene encoding glutathione S-transferase T1 — translation MTKNEEKIHQKEEMKLKVYVDRLSQPSRAILIFLKVNGIEFEEIKMDISKRQHLSPEFKKINPMGQVPAIADGRFNLFESHAILVYLACAFPGVADHWYPADLFRRAKINSVLDWHHSNLRRGAAPYILNTVLAPVLGLPLNPQAAAEAEKLLSSSLSKIESIWLQANGKFLVGGLKPSIADLSMVCEIMQLELVDEKDRNRILGPHKRVLQWIEDTKNATRPHFDEVHEVLFRAKTRFQERRLMGESNKTDSSDRAAVRSKM, via the exons ATGACAAAGAATGAAgagaaaattcaccaaaaagaagaaatgaagCTGAAAGTATACGTCGATAGATTGTCACAACCATCTCGTGCAATTTTAATCTTCCTCAA GGTAAATGGAATAGAGTTCGAGGAGATTAAGATGGACATATCCAAACGTCAACACTTGTCTCCTGAATTCAAAA AAATAAACCCTATGGGACAAGTTCCTGCTATTGCTGATGGGAGATTTAATCTCTTTGAAag TCATGCAATTCTTGTTTATCTTGCTTGTGCATTTCCTGGAGTAGCAGATCATTG GTATCCAGCTGACCTTTTCAGGAGAGCTAAAATCAACTCAGTATTGGATTGGCATCACTCTAACTTACGCCGTGGCGCAG CACCATACATTCTAAATACTGTACTTGCACCCGTGCTTGGACTTCCATTGAATCCACAAGCAGCTGCTGAAGCTGAGAAACTTTTGTCCTCCTCTTTGTCAAAAATAGAGTCGATTTGGCTCCAAGCTAATGGAAAATTCTTGGTGGGTGGCCTCAAACCATCCATAGCAGATCTCAGCATGGTTTGTGAAATCATGCAACTTGAG CTTGTAGATGAGAAGGACCGCAATCGTATACTTGGCCCGCACAAGAGAGTTCTACAGTGGATTGAGGATACTAAAAATGCGACCAGACCTCACTTCGATGAAGTACATGAAGTTCTCTTCAGGGCCAAAACAAGATTTCAAGAGCGGCGGTTGATGGGAGAAAGCAACAAGACCGATTCCAGCGATAGAGCAGCTGTGCGTTCAAAGATGTGA